Part of the Streptomyces sp. NBC_01460 genome, CCGAACGTCGACCCTGCGCTTGGAGTCGGTCGGGGGCACAGTTCCCAGGCGCGACTCCGCCTCCGCCCGGCGCGCATCCGGCCGCTGGGCGAGCTGCGCCCAGCCTGCGATCCGTATCAGCATCAGCCGCTCGCTCCGGTCGACGTCCTCATCCCCGTCCGGAGCGACCGACCGTCGGTGACGGCCGTGGGCACCCGGCGGAGCGAGGGAGCGACGATGCGGGCGGGCGGCCGGCTATCGCCCCGGGGGCAGTGGAACAGGCTGCCTTGCATGGTCGTGCACGGCGATGACGAGCGCGGCCTGAGCAGAGGCGGAGCGGACGTGGTCGCCCTCGTCCAGGGCGGCCAGGGCGTCGGCTGCGGCTTCACGTATCCGGTGCGGCACCTCTTCCTCGGCAGCGATCCTGTAGGCCTCGGTCCGGCGAGCGGCGCGTTCCTCGGGTGTGACGCCGCGAGGGCCGGTCCGCGGGAAGACGGCGGCTTCGTAGGTGGAGACGAGCAGCAGGACGTACTGGGCAATGCCCTCGGCGTACCCGTGCGCCATCACCGCTGCCCTGGCACGCGCGTGGGCGGCCATGGCGCGCCGCCGCACGAGGAAGGTTCCGACGGTACTTCCGGCCCCCACGCCGATCCCCAGGACCAGGCCGGCGAGCGGCCCTTCGATGATGAGGCCCACCAGCGCGCTCGCCGCGGTGGCCAGGCAGGCTATGCCGCTGGTGACCAACAGGAGGGCGCGGGCCGGCGTCATGGAGCTCATGCCATGCAGTCTGCCAGGGCCCGCCCGCCGGCCGACGGCCCCTCCCACTGCCGGCACTCGCGAGCGGTACTGCCGTGAGCCGGCCGGCCGGGCGGGCTGAGGCAGGGACGGCGTGCCGGGGCCGGTACACGGTCATCTCAGGGCCGTGAACGCTTCCTCCACGGCCCGGCAGGTGGCGGACAGGTCGTCCTCGGAGACCACGGCGGGAACGAACCAGCAGGCCATGGCGTACGCGTTGGAGTGCACGCCGCGCTTGAGCAGTTCGTGGCGGAAGGCGTCGTAGCGGCTCCCGTCGGCGCTGAGCAGGTCGCGGTAGCGCCGGGTGGGCGCGCCGTCCGCGGAGAAGACCACCTGGAACATCGCGCCGACGCCTTGGACCGCGCAGGGCACCCGGTTGTCGTGTGCCGCCCGGCGGACGGACTCCATCAGGCGCCGGCCCGTCTCGTCGATGCGTTTGGTGACGGCGGGGTCGTTCAGTGCTCGGAGGGTGACGAGTGCGGCTGTCGCGCACAGCGGGGAGGCGTTGTAGGTGCCTCCGTGCTTGACCTCGCCGCGGGCCAGCGGTTCCATCACGGCCCGGCGCCCCGCGAACGCGGCGATCGGCAGCCCGCCACCGAGCGCCTTGGAGAACACCGCGATGTCCGGCAGGACGCCGAACAGCGTCTGTGCCCCGCCGGGGCCCGTACGGAACCCGGTGCACACCTCGTCGAAGATCAGCACCACGCCGCGTGCTGTGCACTCCTCGCGGAGCAGATCCAGATAGCCCGGGTCGGGCATGGTGCAGGCGTTGTTGGCGACGATCGGCTCGCAGATCACGGCCGCCAGGTCTGCGTGGGCGTCCAGGACGTCCCGCAGCGCGGCGGGGTCGTTCCACGGACAGACCACCACGTCGTCGACGACGCCGGCCGGAATGCCGGGTGAGTGAGGGACGGGGCGCGGTGTCGCGTAGGGCCCGGCCTCGGCGGCGGACGGCCGGTTGGAGATGGCCAGGGTGTCGCTCCAGCCGTGGTAGTGCCCTTCGAACTTGAGAATCGTGGACCGTCCTGTGTACCCGCGGGCTGCGCGTACGGCTCCCTGGACTGCTTCGCTGCCCGAGTTGGCGTACCGCACGAGATCGGCGCACGGGACCATCCGGCAGATGAGCTCCGCCAGTTCCACCTCGGGAACGTTGCACGTCCCGAACATCGTCCCCGAGTGCAGGACCTGGGTGAGCGCGTCGGTGAGCAGCGGCGAAGCGTGGCCGAGTACGGCACTGCCGTACGAGATGAGGTAGTCGATGTACTCGTTGCCGTCGACGTCCGTGATCCGGGCCCCCGAGCCGCTCACCATGTACAACGGGTACGGGTGCGGTCCGGTGGAGGTGAGCCGGGAGGAGGAGCTGATCCCGCCGGCCAGCGAGCCCTGCGCCCGCTCGAACCAGGACCGGCTGCCCTCGGTACCGCCCAGTGCCGGGATGTAGCCATTCATTGCTGCTCCTGTTTGGTCGGGGAGACGGGAGGACACGCTCGGAGAGCCATGTGCCGAGGTGTCGGCCCTCTTGGAGAGGAAGTACGCACTATGGGGAGAAAGACGGCTGTGGTCACCGGGGCGGGCAGCGGAGTGGGGAGGGCCTGCGCACTGGGACTGCTCGCCGACGGCTGGACGGTCGTGCTGACCGGTCGGCGTCCGACGGTGCTGGAGGAAACGGCCGGGCTCGCACCCGCCGACGACCGCGAGCGTGCCGTGGCGATACGGGCGGACATCACCGAGCCTGCCGAGGTCGACGCGTTGTTCGCCGAGGTGGCCGACCGGTTCGGCCGGCTGGACCTGCTGTTCAACAACGCCGCCGACACCATGCCGTACACGCCCACCGAGGAGGTGAGCGCCGCTGACTGGCACCGAGTCATGGACTCCATCGCCACCGGCACCTTCCTCTGCTCGCAGGCCGCTTTCCGCATGATGAGGCTCCAGACACCGCGGGGCGGCCGGATCATCAACAACGGAGCGCCGTCGGCCCAGGCCCCACGCCCGGACTCGATCGCCTTCACCGCGGCCAAGCACGCCGTGGCGGGACTGACCCGCTCGCTCTCGCTGGACGGGCGCCGCTACGACATCTCCTGCGGCCAGATCGACATCGGCAACGTCACCCCGCAGGACCGGCCGCAGCCCGAGGTGCGCCAGGCGGACGGCTCCTTCCGCGTCGAGCCGACGATGGACATGCGCCACGTCGTCGAGACCGTCCGCGCCATGGCCGCGCTACCGGCCGGGGTCAACATGCAGTCCGTCCTCCTCATGCCGAGTTCCATGCCCCTCGTCGGCCGCGGCTAGCGCCGCGCCGGTCAGGCCCGCGACGTACGCCTCCACCCAGCGGCCCGGGGCCAGCAGGCCGCTGCGGTGCCAGGCCAGCATCCGGTGCAGGCCGTCGAGATGGACCAGGCCCTCACGGACGGTCAGCGCCGCGTAGTCCCGTGTCGGCATCGCCCTGGTACTCAGGTACAGCGGCCGGGCGGGGGCCCGCGTCTGGCGCGTCAGCTTGAACGCGCAGAGCGGATTGCTGTGTGTGTACGTGGCGTCGAGCGCTGCGAGCCGGGCCGCCGCGGCGGCCACGGTGAGGCCGGTCGGCGGAATCAGCTCGACGTCGCCGTCCTCGCCCAGGTGCCACGGCAGGACGACATCGAGCACCTCTGGTCCCTCCAGCAGGACCCGGTGCCATCGTCCACCGAGGGCGCGTTGCGCGTCGTACAGGTGCCCGGCGGCCTCGTCGTTCGAGTTGGCTTCGTCGGAAGGGTCGTAGGGGTGCTCCTGGGCGAAGCGATGCATGAGCGCGTCGTAGCTGACGGCCTCCAGGATCTTCATGACGACGGCCTGCGGGAGCGGGGGGCGTACGGGCTGAAGTGCCTGTCGGAGAAGAGTTCGGGCCACCGCTCCCGCGTTGGTTCCAGCCCGCGTCCCACGGCCAGGACGGCGCGCCAGTAGGGCTTGACGGGCGGCCACGGCGCGCCGGTGCGGCAGTACGAGGCGTCGACCATGTACCGGGGTTCTCCGCCGGCGGGGCCGGCGGCCGCACGGCGGGTGTGGAAGAGCGCCGAGTGCAGGAGCACGGTCGAGCCACGGGGCAGTTCGTCGATCGTCTCCTCCCCGGGCTGCCGTGCAGTCCCCAGGGCGCTCATCTCGTCCTTCTCCGCGACCCGGTGGTGGGATCCCGGCAGCACGGCCAATGAGCCCATGCCGGGCCGGAGTCCGCCGAGGTAGTGCAGCACGTGGACCATCGGCAGGGCGCGGTCCCGCTGCGGGTGCTGTTCGTAGTCGTGGTGCCAGCTCTTGCCGGCCCCGCCGGGCGGTCGGCGGTCGCTGTGCAGATGGTGGAAGACGAAGGAGGGCCCCAGCAGGTCCTCGTCCTGCAGAAGTTCGAGGAGCGGGGCGTACACGGTGAGTTCCGCGTGCGCCGCCATCTCCAGTTCGACTCTCGGCGGAGTAGCGCCCTCCCGTAAGGAACAGGCGTCGATGGATAACTGTCTCAGGCCGGTGTCGACCCATCGGTCCACTTCGGGCAGGAGGCGATCGACCAGAGTGGCAGGGAGGAATCCAGGCAGTACGAGGAATCCGAGCTCGGGGAAGCTCTTCACCTGCATGTCGAGGCCCATGCAACCGATCATTCGAGAAACTCCTGTCCATCCACAGAGAAGTCGTCAGAAATCCACTCTTCATAGGCAGGACGTTTCTATCCCGCTCACCTACGCCGCACGCCTTGATGCCCGACATTGGCCAAAGGTCGGTGAGTTGGCCGGAACACAGGTGAGCGTTGAAGGCGCTCGCTCCGTGACAGCACCCGACCTTCACGTCCGTCGCTCCGTCACGGCAGACACCCGTCTCCGGCCTCCAGGACACAGCGCTTCGGAGTCGCTCACGCCGCACCCACCTCACGTTGTTCCTCCCTGAGAGTTCACATCGCTTCAGCTCCACCCGTGCCGCTGGAGTACGGCTGACCGGGGGGATCAGAACGAATGCCCCCGGATCCGGCAGGAAAGACGCGCTCTTCGTCGGCCGGTCGGGCATCGCCGGAGAGTTCCGACGCCGCGCCTGAGGCGCTCGGGCCGGTCTCTGCGTGATGATTGACGGGAGAGTCATCGCCGCAGCAGCCATGCGACGGTGCCGCAGAGTCGGCTCGAAAGGGGAGGCGGCCATGCCTACCTCCGGAACGAAGCGATCGACCGCCGCCGCGCTGGCCGGGCTCACGCTCGTCGTCACCGCGGCCTGCGGCAGCCCGGGCGGAGAGAGGGCACCATCCGCAACACGCGCCGACGTTCTCGCCGTGAAGATCGACAACGTAGCCGCGGCCCGGCCCCCGACCGGACTCGAGAAGGCCGACATCGTCTACGTGGAGCAGGTGGAGGCAGGTCTCAGCCGGATACTCGCCGCCTACTCCTCCGACCTGCCACCCGTCGTCGGCCCCGTACGCAGCGCTCGCGAAACCGATCTGGAGCTGCTCCGGCAGTTCGACGAGCCGACGCTCGCGTACTCGGGCGCCCAGTCCGCCCTCCAGCCGTCGATCGAAGCCGCCCCCCTCGACGCGCTGCCGCCGTCGAAGGCACCGGACGCCTATTTCCGCAGCGGGGATCGCGCCGCACCGCACAATCTGTATGTGCGCCCCGGAAGGATCCCGCACGCCTCCACCGGGGTGAACGCCGCCGAGGACATCGGCCTCCGCTTCGCCGCGCCGCCCCCGGGCGGTACCCCCGTCAACGAGCGCACCGTGTCCTACCCGTCGGCACGATTCACCTTCACCTGGGCCGCGGACCGGGACCAGTGGCTGGTGAGCATGGACAGAACCCCGGCCCGTACGGCCTCCGGTGGCCGGCTCGGAGCCGCCACAGTGGTCCTGCAGGACGTGGACGTGCAGCCTTCACGCTTCCGGGACCGCGGCGGAAACACCTCACCCTTCAGCGCGACCGTGGGGTCCGGCTCGGCGGTGGTCCTGCGCGACGGCAAGTCGTACGACGTGGCATGGGAACGGAAGACCGCCGAGTCGGCGACCGGCTTCACCACCAAGGACGGCGAGCCGATGACGTTCGCGACCGGCCAGCTCTGGATCGTGCTCGTACCCGATGACGCGGAGCCGGCCGGAGATCATTGAGCACAGCGGGGGCCAGGGCAGTGATGAATCCGCGCTCAGGTCGCGCCCGGAAGGGCTGAGGCGAGTATGTCCGTCAGCCGGTCCTCGTAGGTGCCGGCGTTCCAGCCGCGGCCGGCGGTGAGATGGATGAAACGGGTGGGGCCAGGTCAAGGCCCCCCACCAGGAGTCCGCCAGGCGGGCCGTGTCGGCGCCAGCCGGCAGGACGCCGTGTGGGCGAGGTGGACGACGAAGGCGGTCACGCCGGTCATCCGCTCCTCTTCGCTGAGCTACTCCCCCGCGCCCCGTACGGACTTCTCGAACAGTGTGAACGCCTTCTGCGCACCGCCGGGGTGGGGTTTGCCTTCCTTGCGGCCGGCAACCTGATCTTGTCCGCCCGGCGCTCCGGCCCGATCGGCGAGCACCGTGCGAAGCGGCGGGCACGCGAGGGCCCGGCCGCCCCCGGATGAGCGGGGCGGCCGGGCTTCGGCGGATCCGGTGGTCGGGTCAGGGCAGACGGTGGTCTTCGTTCAGCACGGTGCCACGTTCGGGGCGGTACAGGTCGAAGCCCCTCGTGTCGCACTGGAGACCACCGACGATGCAGTGGTCGACCAGGGCCTTGAGGGTGCGCTCCTCCCACGCGTTGAAGAAGTCGTAGTGGAAGGAGTAGCCGCGGCCGCTGGCCAGGCGGACCTGGGACATGTCGCCGTTGACCGGCCACGCCATCTTGAACTCGATCATCGGCAGTGCGACCGGGTGGGAGGTCGGGCACATGTTGTCGTTGGTGCCGGGCTTGACCACCGGGTAGGACATGTGGCTCTGGTGGTTGGGGGTGTCGAGGTACTTGCCGTCCCAGCAGCTGGGCGCCTGCATACGCAGGTTGAGCTGCACGTCGGGCCGGCTCGGACAGCTCGCCGGGATGTCGGTGTTGAAGAAGCTGTCACCGCATTCCCAGCCCTCGACGAAGCCCTTGTGGCTGCGGAACTCCTGGGCGCTCTGCATCGGGTTGCCGACGACGTACCGCAGCCCCTTGGGGAAGGGACGGACACTGCGGTAGTCGGTGACACCGGACTTGTAGTAGATGACCTGCGGACCGACGGGCAGGATCTTCTGGTCGCCCTTGTACAGCGAGGGCATCCAGTACGCCGAGGCGTCCGCGGGCGCCTTGCAGGTGGTGTTGCCTCCGTAGAGCGAGCCGGTGGTGCTGGCGGCGTTGGTGGAGGTGTTGCCCATGAACGTGTGGTCATGGGACTTGCCGAACTGACCCGGGTAGACGATCGGGTCGTCCGTCGCGGTGTGGGTGACGGCGCAGCCGGCCTGGAACTCGTGGTGGTAGGCCGGGGGCGGGGTGGCTGTGGACGGTGTCACTCCGGTGACCTGGGGGACGGCCGGGATGTAGCCGTCTCCGTCGGCGTCGTCGCCCGAGGCCTGGGTGGACGCGGCCATGACGTGTCCGCTGTGAGCGTTGGCCGCGACGACGGCGGACGAGGTTCCCTGGTCCGTGCCCGCGGCGGAGGCGATGGTGCCGATGCCGAGGGCGCTGGCGACGAGGGCCGTGCCGAGGAGGAGTGCGGGGAGCCGTTTCGGACTCGATCTCAAGGGGATCTCCTGCCCATGGGGGTGGTTTCGCGTGAACGCGAACACGCCACGCGACTGGTGCCGTGCGGTGGTGCCGGGGTGGCGGGGCCGAGCGGCAGGCCCCGCCACCCGTCATGGGGTCCGGCTCGTCAGCTGTGGACGCCGAAGTCGTGGAGCGAGTAGCCCCGGCCGGTGCCGCCCGCGGTGAACTGGAGCTTCACGTACCGGGCGGTGGCGGCTGACGCCGGGTGCGTGGGCCGGACCGTCGGGCCGGCACGTGCGCTGCGCTTCGCGTGGAGTGGAGAGGACGCACGGTGTCGGCGTGCGAGCCCTTCCGGGCCGGGCCGCGGGGACATGATCACCCGGCCCGGAAGGGAATCGAGGCCCTCGCCGCCATGACGGCGGTGAGGCAGACGTCTCAGGGGAAGGAGACGACGGTCGACGGCACGGTCGAGGTCCCGGCCGGGATGGTGGACGCCCCGGTGTTGTTGATGACGTGGTTGTAGTGGCCCATTCCACCGAGGGACACCACCAGGAGGCTGTGGAACTTCACCCCAGGCTTGACGGGCGCCTTGAAGCCGTGGTCCTGCACGATGGTCGGGTCCACGTTGTAGTTGCAGTAGCTGCCGAGGCCCCACGCCTCGTGGGTGTTCACCGAGTCGTCGACGCGGTAGGCGGCGTACCCCTTGGTGGCGCCGTTCTGGATGGCGGCCTGGTTGGGGGCGTCGTACGCCTTCTCGTTCTGGTAGAAGATCGTCTTGCCCCGCTCGCCGTACCACTCGACGTCGTACTTGTTGAAGTGCTCGACGAACAGGCCGGTGGCCAGCACGTCGTCACCGTTGACCCGGACGCCGTAGTCGGCACGGTTGGTCTCCCAGCCCCAGCCCTCGCCGTGGTCGGCACGCCAGACCCAGGTGTGGTCGATGATCGCGTCGTCACTGTTCACGACCATGCTGGTGGTGGCCTTGCCCGCGCCGGCGCCGCCGATGCGGATGTACACGTCCTGCACGGTGGTGGGGTTGGCGGTGTGGTCCGCACCGGCGCCCTGCGGCCCGATCTCCAGCAGGGTCGGGGAGTTGACAGGTCCGGCGTCGATCAGGAAGCCGGCGAGCTTGACGCCGTCGACGTCGGCCACCTTCATCGCCGTGACCCCGTTGTCCGGGATGATCGTGGCGAGGCCGAGGCCGAGCACGACGGTGTTCGCGCGGTTCACGTTGATGGTCCGGTCGACGTGGTAGACGCCCGGGGTGAACAGGAGGTTCAGGCCCTGGGCCAGCGCCTGGTTGATCGTGGCGGCGGTGGCACCCGGCTTCACCACGTAGAACTGGCTGAGCGGAATGGAGTCACCCTGCGGGGTTCCGCCGGCCCAGCTGGTGCCACGCGCGTTGGTGCGCTTGGCGGGGGTGAACACCTTGTACTCGTTGCCGTCCAGGTAGAGGTACGGCTTCTCGCGGGAGACCGGGGTGGTGTCGAGCGTGGTGTAGCGGGGCTCGGGGAACGAGGTGGCCGGAGCGCCTTCGACGCCGGAGAAGGTCTGGTTCCAGACGCTGTTGGACCAGCTGCCGATGGAGCTGTCCCGGGTGTACCACTGCTGCTGTGAGTAGTTGCCGATCTGGCCGTCGATCTTCGAGTCGGCGATGTACCCGCCGCTGGCCCAGCCGTAGCCGTTCGGCGCCAGGTTGAGGCCGCCCTTGACGTGCATGCGGCGGAAGGAGGACGCCTGCGAGACGGCCCACCGGTTGGTGCCGTTGGCCGGGTTGAGGGTCAGCCCCTCCGCACCGCGCCAGAAGTTCTGGGTGGCGTTGCCGTTGAACCAGCCGGCGTCGACGGTCACGTCACCGTTGATGGTGGTGTCACCCGGCCGCAGCCCGAGGCCGGCGATCTGGGTGTAGAAGCCGATCTGCGCGTTGAGGTTGTTGTACGTGCCGGGCTTGAAGAGGAAGGCGTGCCGGCCGGAACCGAACTGGGCCGACTCCTGCTCCTGGAACACCTGGTCCAGCTTGCCCTGGATGTTCGGGGTCGAAGGATCGATGACGTGCACGTTGGGGCCGAGATCACCGCCGCCGGGCAGCGCCGGACCGCCGTCGCCCCCACCGCCGTACACCTGGAACTCCCAGAGCGAGTAGCCGTATCCGGTCGCTCGCGTCACACCCTGCATACGCACGTACCTGGCCGTGCCGGATATCGCGAGGGTCTCGGTGCCGCCCGCGCCCGTCGTGGTCGAGTAGGCCGTCGACCAGTTGGTGCCGTCCGTCGACAGTTCGATGCGGTAAGCCTTGGCGTACGCCCCCTCCCAGCGCAGTACCACCTGGCTGAGCGAGGTGGAGCTGCCCAGGTCCACCTGCAGCCACTGCCCGTCGGACGCGGCGCTCGACCAGCGGGTTCCGAGATTCCCGTCGACCGCGTCGGCCGCCGGGGTCCCGTAGTGCTCCTGGCTCGAAGCCGTGACGGGCTTGCCCTGCGACAGCAGCGCAGGAGCTGCCTGCGCCGTGGTCGTCGGAACCACCGCCAGGAGCGTGGCGGCCAACGCGGTGACGACGGCACTCGCGAGACCGCGCCGCACGCGGCCGCGGGGTGGCGGCGAGGCCGCAAGAGACATGCCGAACAGAGACATAAAGGGGATCTCCTCAAGGCGAGAGAGCGCATGGGAGAGCGCTCTCCGGAACCATGCCCGCGTTCTCGGGCACGGTCAATATCCCTGACACGACTTTTCTTTCAGCTTGAGTTAAGTGGGAGAGGCATCCCGCCCACCCGGCAGGAGACCAAAGGGCCGCCGAAGCGCTCGGCGACCCGGGTCTCCATGATCGCCAGACCATGCGCAGGGCACGTCAGAGCCCCGATCGCCTGCTCCAGGAACAGGAGCGGAGATCCTCGAGTCGGTCGCATGCCACTCCGGCCGGCCGGCCCTCTCCACGCTTCCACGTCGCGCGCCGGTGGTCGGAGCCTTCGGCGGAGAGGGCGGTCACGGCCTCGAGCCGCTCGCGCCGTAACTGCCCATCGGAGGGGGCCGCCGAGTGCGGCAGGCGTTCTTCTCCGAGAAGACTCCGGCGACGAGTGCACCGAGCGGGGAACCGGATCCATCGATGTCGACAGGCGTGGCATCCCGGGGAGGTACAGCGCCGGGCCCCGCTTCGTGGCGGACTTGCCGGTGATTCCCACGGCGGCGCAGGGCTGGGTGCGGGCGCGGCCACGGCTTCTGCCGTGCGGGCCCGCCTCTCCCCCAGGGTCTGGACGAGAGGTTCGAGTTCGTGCAGCGCCCGGAGCAAGGCCGGCGGCGGTTCCGGAGTATGGGGACAGGCGTCCCAACAGGGGTCATCCGGTGAGTCCTTCGCAGGAGACGCTGATTCCCTCCGTCAGCGCGGTGATCACATCCACCACCTGGTGCTGAAGTTCCCGCACCCCTCCTGGACACGTGTCCGGGCACCTGGGAAGATCCACAACTGGACCTGCAACTCGCTTGTGATCAAGGAGAGTTCAGCATGCGCTCGTTAGCTCTGCGACACCGCGTCACTGTCGTCGCCGTCACCGCGCTCCTGGCCGGGGCGGGCACCCTGGCCGCCGCTCCCCCGGCCCTGGCCGGGGATGACTCGACGATCTTCGGCAAGGACAACACCGTTGCCGTGGGCGAGGTTACGTACGCCCCGGCGACGGCGCAGGACGAGGACGGCATCACGGTCGACGTGACGTACTCCTGCGACCCGACCCCGACGCTCTCCTTGGGCATCGCCTGGCGGCTGGCCGACGAGCGGGACTCGCAGATCGACAGCCCCCGCGGTGTCGCGACCCTGCAGCCCTCCCAGCTGACCTGTGATGGGAAGAAGCGCACTGTGGCGATCACCGCCCGCACGTGGGGGGACACCCTTCCGTTCGGGGAAGGCGATCCGGTGCAGGTCACGGCGGTCGTGGACAACTTCGAGGGCGCGCCGTACGCCCGGCGCGTGGTGGTCACGACGATCTGAGGCCGCGGGCGGCGTTCGGACGCCGGGCCGCGTGGGCCCGCCGGTATCCGGCGGGCCCAGAGGCGCAGGGGACGCGGTCACGTCAGGAGACTTGCGGGAGGCACCGCAGACGGCTCAGCAGTGGCCTACGCCCTGTCGACGAGAGCACCTGTCCGCCACGAAGGGTGCTGGCACGGGACATCGTCCGCCGCTGCGTCACCGAGGCCTGCCGGGCGCCTGGGCACCTCGGACGAGACAAGGCGGTGCCCATGGGCCCGGCGTTGGCGCGCGGCTGCTCGGCGACAGTGCCCGGGTCGGTGTCGGAGACGGTCAGGACGGGGCGGCCGGCGTCGAGGATGCGCCGGTAGGTCCCGCGGTACTCGCCGTTGCCGTCCGCGATCAGCGCGGCCGCGGCCGGGGGGCTTGACCGCGGCGGTGGCGCACTCCTCGGCCCTGTTCTCATACAGCTACCGACGGACCCGTATCGCAGCGTGACAGGGCGCGGAAAGAACCGCGTCACCAGCCGCAACCGGCGTCGATCAGTCCTTGCATTGTCATCTTCCTGGGCTGGGCGGCTCGTACACTGACGAAAATGGAGGACCACACGGCCACCGGGATCGGTGCACGTCCGACGCCCCTCTTGCGGCAGTACGTCAACGAGTATGTCGGCTTCGACCTCCGCGGGCTCCCGACGGGGGTGCACTGCGGCCCGCCGAGCCGCGCGCTCACTGCGGTGATCAGCCTGTCAGATCCTTTGGAGGTGGCGGCGGGCGTTGGCGACGGGTCACCGGTCACCCGATTCGACAGCGTGGCCGGCGGTCTGATGTGCCGGTCCGTCGCGATTCACCACGACGGACGCCAGCAAGGTGTTCAGCTATCGCTGACACCGCTCGGGGCCCGGGCCGTCTACGGCATGCCCGCCGCCGAGCTCGCGCACCGACTGGTCCCACTCGACGAGCTTCTCGGAGCGCTTGCCGTCGAGCTGGTCGACCGGCTCCGATCGGCGACGATCTGGGCGGCGCGGTTCGCCGTGCTGGACGAATTGCTCCTCCGAGCTGTCGGCCGTGGCGCCTGCGGCGACCACGTGCGCCCGGTGCGGTCCGAGGTAGCCGAAGCGTGGCGCCGCCTCGTCGCCGCGCGGGGTTGCGCCCAGGTCGGTGCGGTCGCTGTGGGCCTGTCGCCGAAGACCTTCGCCCGAGTCCTGCGCTTCGAGCACGCGCACGAGCTGGCGGCGGCGCGGCACCCGCTCCCGTGGGGCGATGTGGCAGCCGTCTCCGGCTACGCCGACCAGGCCCATCTCGTCCGGGACTGGCGCGAGTTCACGGGCCGGTCGCCGACGGCCTGGCGTCGCAGCGAAGTCCTCCTCGGAGCCGGGTAGCCGCCAACCCTCCGCCCGTCGTGTCGTCTTCTCTTCCCTTTTCTTCAAGACTGCCCGATCGCTGTCGTGGACGATCGTCGGCATGAGACTCGTCAACCACGAACACCATGCCATGGACCTGCGGACCACCCCCGTGCACCTCGGGCTGGGATCGAGAGCGAAACCC contains:
- a CDS encoding helix-turn-helix domain-containing protein → MEDHTATGIGARPTPLLRQYVNEYVGFDLRGLPTGVHCGPPSRALTAVISLSDPLEVAAGVGDGSPVTRFDSVAGGLMCRSVAIHHDGRQQGVQLSLTPLGARAVYGMPAAELAHRLVPLDELLGALAVELVDRLRSATIWAARFAVLDELLLRAVGRGACGDHVRPVRSEVAEAWRRLVAARGCAQVGAVAVGLSPKTFARVLRFEHAHELAAARHPLPWGDVAAVSGYADQAHLVRDWREFTGRSPTAWRRSEVLLGAG